A genomic region of Bradyrhizobium sp. ORS 278 contains the following coding sequences:
- a CDS encoding glutamine amidotransferase, which produces MLRPDPSLDSNGTAKADVRPLLSTPAAAAAPRRPVLIILHQETSSPGRIGNALRARGYRLDIRRPRFGDPLPKTLAEHSGAVIFGGPMSANDPDDFVRREIDWIEVPLREQRPFLGICLGAQMLAIQLGAKVAPHPQGRAEIGYYPIRPTRAGKRLCPHWPDNVYHWHREGFDLPSGADLLAEGVDFPVQAYQYGNATGLQFHPDVTYAMMCRWTTRGHARLDTPGACPRHHHFEGRAVHDAAERVWLKHFLDGWLARQPVAAMAEAAE; this is translated from the coding sequence ATGCTCAGGCCAGACCCTTCGCTCGACTCGAACGGGACCGCCAAGGCGGACGTTCGGCCCCTGTTGTCCACGCCGGCTGCGGCAGCTGCGCCGCGGCGGCCCGTGCTCATCATCCTGCACCAGGAAACCTCGAGCCCCGGGCGGATCGGCAACGCGCTGCGCGCGCGGGGCTACCGGCTGGACATCCGCCGGCCACGCTTCGGCGATCCGCTGCCGAAGACGCTGGCCGAGCATTCGGGCGCCGTGATCTTCGGCGGGCCGATGAGCGCCAACGATCCCGACGATTTCGTCCGGCGCGAGATCGACTGGATCGAGGTGCCGTTGCGCGAGCAGCGGCCGTTCCTCGGGATCTGCCTGGGGGCGCAGATGCTGGCGATCCAGCTCGGCGCCAAGGTCGCACCGCATCCGCAAGGGCGTGCCGAGATCGGCTACTACCCGATCCGCCCGACGCGCGCCGGCAAGAGGCTCTGCCCGCATTGGCCCGACAATGTCTATCACTGGCACCGCGAAGGTTTCGACCTGCCTTCCGGCGCCGACCTGCTCGCCGAGGGCGTCGACTTCCCGGTCCAGGCCTATCAATACGGCAACGCCACCGGGCTGCAGTTCCACCCTGATGTGACCTACGCGATGATGTGCCGCTGGACCACGCGCGGTCATGCGCGGCTGGACACGCCGGGCGCCTGCCCGCGCCACCATCATTTTGAAGGCCGCGCCGTGCATGATGCTGCGGAACGGGTTTGGCTGAAGCATTTCCTGGATGGATGGCTGGCCCGGCAGCCGGTCGCGGCGATGGCCGAGGCAGCGGAGTAA
- a CDS encoding SDR family oxidoreductase, producing MGEGVTLVTGASSGIGTELARVFAANGHRLALTARREDRLAALAAEISAKGAPAPLVIPCDLTSPNAGATIEAALSAAGVELEYLVNNAGFGLFGKAVQLDRTEQLDMIAVNVRALTELSLRFSDQLIRNKGGILNLGSVAGFLPGPGMAVYYASKAYVISFTEALRKELAPHGVRVTVLCPGPVPSEFQDRAGFKPGVDSVILNVPPKAVAEAGYRGLMADKRVVLPGIGIKIVPFLLRWFPRGFILDAVGRLQLKRS from the coding sequence GTGGGTGAAGGTGTCACGCTCGTAACAGGTGCGTCGTCGGGTATCGGGACCGAGCTGGCCCGCGTGTTCGCCGCCAATGGGCACCGTTTGGCGCTCACGGCGCGCCGCGAGGACCGCCTGGCTGCGCTCGCCGCCGAGATCAGCGCCAAAGGAGCCCCGGCGCCGCTCGTGATCCCCTGCGATCTGACCTCGCCCAACGCTGGCGCGACCATCGAGGCGGCGCTGTCGGCGGCTGGAGTCGAGCTGGAATATCTCGTCAACAATGCCGGCTTCGGCCTGTTCGGCAAGGCGGTGCAGCTCGACCGCACCGAGCAGCTCGACATGATCGCGGTCAATGTGCGCGCGCTCACCGAGCTGTCGCTGCGCTTCTCCGACCAGCTGATCCGCAACAAGGGCGGCATCCTCAATCTCGGCTCGGTGGCCGGCTTCCTGCCGGGACCGGGCATGGCGGTCTATTACGCCTCCAAGGCCTATGTGATCTCCTTCACCGAGGCGCTGCGCAAGGAGCTCGCGCCGCATGGCGTTCGCGTCACGGTGCTGTGCCCGGGGCCGGTGCCATCGGAGTTTCAGGACCGCGCCGGCTTCAAGCCCGGCGTCGATTCGGTGATCCTCAACGTGCCGCCGAAGGCGGTCGCCGAGGCCGGCTATCGTGGCCTGATGGCCGACAAGCGCGTCGTGCTGCCCGGAATCGGCATCAAGATCGTGCCGTTCCTGCTGCGCTGGTTTCCCCGGGGCTTCATCCTGGACGCGGTCGGCCGGCTGCAGCTCAAGCGCAGCTGA
- a CDS encoding TerB family tellurite resistance protein yields the protein MLEGLRQFIADVVSPQETPAFDDNGYQLAATALLIHVISLDGEPSEAERRKLHGLIELRFGLDHGSADRLIAQAMLAEGEAVDLYRFTSVIMREVNEAGRLRIVEMMWELVYADGKVTEFEDNVVWRASELLGIPTRDRIDLKHRVAARRPDNPA from the coding sequence ATGCTCGAAGGATTGCGCCAATTCATCGCCGACGTTGTTTCTCCGCAGGAGACGCCGGCGTTCGACGACAATGGCTACCAGCTGGCGGCCACCGCGCTGCTGATCCATGTCATCTCGCTGGACGGCGAGCCGAGCGAGGCCGAGCGCCGCAAGCTGCACGGCCTGATCGAGCTGCGCTTCGGGCTGGACCACGGCAGCGCCGACCGGCTGATCGCGCAGGCCATGCTGGCCGAGGGCGAAGCGGTGGATCTCTACCGCTTCACCAGCGTGATCATGCGCGAGGTCAATGAGGCCGGGCGCCTGCGCATCGTCGAGATGATGTGGGAGCTGGTCTATGCCGACGGCAAGGTGACCGAGTTCGAGGACAATGTGGTTTGGCGCGCCTCGGAGCTGCTCGGCATCCCGACCCGCGACCGGATCGACCTGAAGCACCGGGTGGCGGCGCGCCGGCCGGACAACCCGGCCTGA
- a CDS encoding cytochrome P450 — translation MSTADVHYLPRSPLVPPMPPRAPDSMGALRRVLMMGENAISTWSQRAYEDEIVHGRFFGSSSYILNTPETIKHVLVDNWENYARTVGAIRVLRPVLGEGLLIAEGKAWKHQRRTLAPAFTPRAVSGLIPHMVAVTEETVARLQQQCGQPLDLREIMQRMTLDIAGRTMFSFEMGRHGATLRDFVFEYGERLASPHLLDIVLPLSWPTPRDFARRRFRKRWTDFVGMLMAERRAAGKREDAPPRDLFDLMGAARDPETGAAFTDAQLADEVATMILAGHETTATALFWALYLIALDPANQEKLAQEAQAATDLSNPDLLPFTRAVMDETVRLYPPAFLIARAASGPDQIAAFEVKRGDVVLISPWLLHRHERLWRSPNAFMPERFLPGAPPPERFAYLPFGAGARVCIGAHFALVEAVLALARLVAAFRIELVDPAPVMPVGVVTTQPDRSPLFRITPR, via the coding sequence ATGAGCACCGCCGACGTCCACTATCTGCCCCGATCGCCCCTGGTTCCGCCGATGCCGCCACGCGCGCCGGACAGCATGGGCGCGCTGCGCCGCGTGCTGATGATGGGCGAGAATGCGATCTCGACCTGGAGCCAGCGCGCCTACGAGGACGAGATCGTCCACGGCCGCTTCTTCGGCAGCTCGAGCTACATCCTGAACACGCCCGAGACCATCAAGCATGTGCTGGTCGACAATTGGGAGAACTATGCCCGTACCGTCGGCGCCATCCGCGTGCTGCGGCCGGTGCTCGGCGAAGGCCTGCTGATCGCCGAGGGCAAGGCATGGAAGCACCAGCGCCGCACCCTGGCGCCGGCGTTCACGCCGCGCGCGGTCTCGGGCCTGATTCCGCACATGGTCGCGGTGACCGAGGAGACCGTCGCCCGGCTGCAGCAGCAATGCGGCCAGCCGCTCGATCTGCGCGAGATCATGCAGCGGATGACGCTCGACATCGCGGGCCGAACGATGTTCTCGTTCGAGATGGGCCGCCATGGCGCGACCTTGCGCGATTTCGTGTTCGAATATGGCGAGCGGCTGGCAAGTCCGCATCTGCTCGACATCGTGCTGCCGCTGTCCTGGCCGACGCCGCGCGATTTTGCGCGACGTCGCTTCCGCAAGCGCTGGACCGACTTCGTCGGCATGTTGATGGCCGAGCGCCGCGCCGCCGGCAAGCGCGAGGACGCGCCGCCGCGCGACCTGTTCGATTTGATGGGCGCGGCGCGCGATCCGGAAACCGGCGCGGCGTTCACCGACGCGCAGCTCGCCGACGAGGTCGCGACCATGATCCTCGCCGGCCACGAGACCACGGCCACCGCGCTGTTCTGGGCGCTGTATCTGATCGCGCTCGACCCGGCCAACCAGGAGAAGCTGGCGCAGGAGGCGCAGGCCGCGACCGATCTCAGCAATCCGGATCTGCTGCCGTTCACCCGCGCCGTGATGGACGAGACGGTGCGGCTGTATCCGCCGGCCTTCCTGATCGCGCGCGCGGCCAGCGGCCCTGACCAGATCGCCGCATTCGAGGTCAAGCGCGGCGACGTGGTCCTGATCTCGCCCTGGCTCCTGCACCGGCACGAGCGGCTGTGGCGGTCGCCCAACGCCTTCATGCCCGAGCGATTCCTGCCGGGCGCGCCGCCACCGGAGCGGTTCGCCTATCTGCCGTTCGGCGCCGGCGCCCGCGTCTGCATCGGGGCTCATTTCGCGCTCGTCGAAGCGGTGCTGGCGCTGGCGCGCCTGGTTGCCGCCTTCCGGATCGAGCTGGTCGATCCCGCGCCGGTCATGCCGGTCGGCGTGGTGACGACGCAGCCCGACCGTTCACCACTGTTCAGGATCACGCCGCGCTGA
- a CDS encoding hydrolase has translation MKLTRRTILQSMGTLPLLTSGLTLPALAQTAAAPASDMPPVLFVHGNGDHAALWITSLWRMESNGVPRARLAALNFTDPLARNDDAVAQPNRSSTDDQRRELTEAIKALKERTGAARVALVGSSRGGNAIRNVVKNGGGGDVSHAVLCGTPNHGVFDWDDSPGSEFNGRGPFLRGLNSGDSEVTDGTAFLTLRSDGLDKYAQADGRLVGKPGVPTGITTEGPALKGATNLVIGALDHREVAFHPRAFREIYKFIAGREPSFIAIQPEREVRISGLVTGTPGGAPTNRPVAGATVEVYRVSGETGARNGEPVYRGQTGSDGRWGPAEIDPASYIEIVLTSPGAPITHFYRSPFPRSSDVVHLRAARPLGQADAGAGAIVIMARPRGYFGLPRDIVLLDGREPADVQKGVPTDAATTLRLPAGEVGRSVTGLFNEERITARLWPASESRITMIELTN, from the coding sequence ATGAAGCTGACGCGCCGCACCATTTTGCAGAGCATGGGAACCCTGCCGCTGCTGACGAGCGGTCTGACCCTCCCGGCCCTGGCCCAGACGGCCGCAGCGCCAGCGAGCGACATGCCGCCGGTGCTGTTCGTGCACGGCAACGGCGATCATGCGGCGCTGTGGATCACATCGCTGTGGCGGATGGAGTCCAATGGCGTGCCGCGCGCGCGCCTCGCCGCGCTGAACTTCACCGATCCGCTCGCCCGCAACGACGACGCCGTGGCGCAGCCGAACCGCTCGTCGACGGACGACCAGCGCCGCGAGCTCACCGAGGCGATCAAGGCGCTGAAGGAGCGCACCGGCGCGGCGCGCGTGGCGCTGGTCGGCAGCTCGCGCGGCGGCAACGCGATCCGCAACGTGGTCAAGAACGGCGGCGGCGGCGATGTCAGCCATGCCGTGCTGTGCGGCACGCCCAATCACGGCGTGTTCGATTGGGACGACAGCCCCGGCAGCGAGTTCAACGGCCGCGGCCCGTTCCTGCGCGGGCTGAACTCGGGCGACAGCGAGGTGACCGACGGCACGGCGTTCCTGACCCTGCGCAGCGACGGACTCGACAAATATGCGCAGGCCGATGGCCGGCTGGTCGGCAAGCCCGGCGTGCCCACCGGGATCACAACGGAGGGACCGGCGCTGAAGGGCGCGACCAATCTGGTGATCGGCGCGCTCGATCATCGCGAGGTCGCGTTCCATCCGCGGGCGTTCCGCGAGATCTACAAATTCATCGCAGGCCGCGAGCCGTCGTTCATTGCGATCCAGCCGGAACGCGAGGTGCGCATCAGCGGTCTGGTGACGGGAACGCCGGGTGGCGCGCCCACCAATCGCCCGGTCGCCGGGGCTACGGTGGAAGTCTATAGGGTCTCCGGCGAGACCGGCGCCCGCAACGGCGAGCCGGTCTATCGCGGCCAGACCGGCTCCGATGGACGCTGGGGCCCTGCGGAGATCGATCCGGCTTCCTATATCGAGATCGTGCTGACGTCGCCGGGTGCACCGATCACTCATTTCTACCGCTCGCCGTTCCCGCGCTCGTCCGATGTCGTGCATCTGCGCGCAGCGCGGCCGCTGGGCCAGGCCGATGCCGGCGCGGGCGCGATCGTCATCATGGCAAGGCCCCGCGGCTATTTCGGGCTGCCCCGCGACATCGTGTTGCTCGACGGCAGAGAACCGGCGGACGTACAGAAGGGAGTACCGACGGATGCAGCAACGACATTGCGGCTGCCGGCGGGCGAAGTCGGACGCAGCGTCACCGGACTGTTCAATGAGGAACGCATCACTGCCCGTCTTTGGCCTGCATCGGAAAGTAGAATCACGATGATCGAACTGACTAATTAG
- a CDS encoding MFS transporter, producing MTAPQKRELFAAESIAAPLKHTVFRRIWLASLLSNLGLLIQAVGSAWAMTQMTASADKVALVQTALMLPVMFISMPAGAVADMYDRRIVALVSLAVALGGATTLTVLAWLGLVTPERLLALCFVIGSGMALMGPAWQSSVSEQVPPETLPAAVALNGISYNIARSFGPAIGGVVVAAAGAVAAFAANALLYLPLLAALFLWRRVVEPSRLPREPLNRAIVSGVRYIIHSPSIRIVLIRTLVTGLIGGSISALMPLVARDLLHGGAQTYGIMLGAFGMGAVVGALNIGEIRKRLSGEAAIRTCALTLGAATAAVALSTEPVLTAAALVVAGAVWMLAVALFNIGVQLSAPRWVAGRALAAFQAAISGGIAIGSWGWGRLTDAAGVEVALLVSAALMVVSPLLGLWLRMPPVGARNEDGETLADPEVQLELTPRSGPLVVEIEYRVAQDDARAFHDLMQDVQLSRQRNGAYGWSIARDIADPELWTERYHCPTWIDYLRQRNRATRAERELHKRAIDFHIGADPVRIRRMLERPFGSVRSRDDIDRTAEQAPAVASAARSGP from the coding sequence ATGACTGCGCCACAGAAACGAGAGCTGTTCGCCGCCGAAAGCATCGCCGCGCCGCTGAAGCACACCGTGTTCCGCCGGATCTGGCTGGCGAGCCTGCTGTCGAATCTGGGCCTGTTGATCCAGGCTGTCGGCTCAGCCTGGGCGATGACGCAGATGACTGCGTCGGCCGACAAGGTGGCGCTCGTGCAAACCGCCTTGATGCTGCCGGTGATGTTCATCTCGATGCCGGCAGGCGCCGTCGCCGACATGTACGACCGTCGCATCGTGGCGCTGGTCTCGCTCGCGGTCGCGCTGGGCGGCGCCACGACCTTGACCGTGCTGGCGTGGCTCGGCCTGGTCACGCCCGAGCGTCTCTTGGCGCTGTGCTTCGTCATCGGCAGCGGCATGGCGCTGATGGGACCGGCCTGGCAGTCCTCGGTCAGCGAGCAGGTGCCGCCGGAGACGCTGCCCGCGGCGGTCGCGCTCAACGGCATCAGCTACAATATCGCGCGCAGCTTCGGCCCGGCCATCGGCGGCGTGGTCGTCGCGGCGGCCGGTGCGGTGGCCGCCTTCGCCGCAAACGCGCTGCTGTATCTGCCGCTGCTGGCCGCGCTGTTCCTGTGGCGGCGCGTGGTCGAGCCGAGCCGGTTGCCGCGCGAGCCGCTCAACCGCGCCATCGTCTCCGGCGTCCGCTACATCATCCATTCGCCGTCGATCCGCATCGTGCTGATCCGCACGCTGGTGACGGGCCTCATCGGCGGCTCGATCTCGGCTTTGATGCCGCTGGTCGCGCGCGACCTCCTGCACGGCGGCGCGCAGACCTATGGCATCATGCTCGGCGCGTTCGGCATGGGCGCCGTGGTCGGCGCCCTCAACATCGGCGAGATCCGCAAGCGGCTGTCCGGCGAGGCCGCGATTCGCACCTGCGCGCTGACGCTCGGTGCAGCGACGGCCGCTGTCGCGCTCAGCACCGAGCCGGTGCTGACGGCGGCTGCTCTCGTCGTCGCCGGCGCGGTGTGGATGCTGGCGGTCGCGCTGTTCAACATCGGCGTGCAGCTGTCGGCGCCGCGCTGGGTCGCTGGCCGCGCGCTGGCCGCGTTCCAGGCCGCGATCTCCGGCGGCATCGCGATCGGCAGCTGGGGCTGGGGCCGTCTCACCGATGCCGCCGGCGTCGAGGTGGCGCTGCTGGTCTCGGCTGCGCTGATGGTCGTGTCGCCGCTGCTCGGCCTGTGGCTGCGCATGCCGCCGGTCGGTGCCCGCAACGAGGACGGCGAGACGCTGGCCGATCCCGAGGTGCAGCTCGAGCTGACGCCGCGCTCCGGCCCGCTGGTGGTCGAGATCGAGTACCGTGTGGCCCAGGACGATGCCCGCGCCTTCCATGATCTGATGCAGGACGTGCAGCTCAGCCGGCAGCGCAACGGCGCCTATGGCTGGTCGATCGCGCGCGACATCGCCGATCCCGAATTGTGGACCGAGCGCTATCACTGCCCGACCTGGATCGACTATCTGCGCCAGCGCAACCGCGCGACTCGTGCCGAGCGCGAGCTGCACAAGCGCGCGATCGACTTCCACATCGGTGCCGATCCGGTCCGCATCCGCCGCATGCTGGAGCGTCCGTTCGGCTCGGTGCGCAGCCGCGACGACATCGACCGCACCGCGGAGCAGGCGCCAGCCGTGGCGAGCGCCGCGCGCAGCGGGCCGTAG
- a CDS encoding cysteine rich repeat-containing protein, whose amino-acid sequence MSRFLLVIPLVVMASVASAQQQPDQDACARDVSRHCRAVMNAGDQAVLACLKEHRAKLSKACEKVLTDHGQ is encoded by the coding sequence ATGAGCAGATTTCTCTTGGTCATTCCGCTGGTCGTGATGGCGTCGGTCGCCTCGGCCCAGCAGCAGCCCGATCAAGATGCGTGCGCCCGCGACGTCTCGCGGCATTGCCGCGCCGTCATGAACGCCGGCGATCAGGCGGTGCTGGCGTGCCTCAAGGAGCACCGCGCCAAGCTGTCAAAGGCCTGCGAAAAGGTCCTCACGGACCACGGGCAGTGA
- a CDS encoding polysaccharide deacetylase family protein, with the protein MRNALGLLLATVVAALAITGVWYWVSKPNAAKAAAQTAAAQPSEPAPAPAKLAAKGAKDDVDSTGTVPAKSASTAAPPMPPKSNCANPDALGISRTVVVDTTGGPGFGLDHFKQFDFLADREVVLTFDDGPWPGNTPAVLKALADECTTGIFFSIGKHATYHPEILRQVLAAGHVVGVHTWSHANLNGKKMTDEMAKEELEKGFSAVKFALGTNPAPFFRFPQLQHRPSAVAYLGSRNVAMFSCDVDSFDFRSKDADQVVNTVMTGLEKKGKGIILMHDFQKNTALALPTLLRRLKAGGYKVVAMKPKGTLDTMPEYDAMIGQDPKLPTTMTNARPISSVIQTVQQ; encoded by the coding sequence ATGCGTAATGCGTTAGGCTTGCTGCTGGCCACCGTCGTTGCGGCGCTGGCGATCACCGGCGTCTGGTACTGGGTTTCAAAGCCGAACGCCGCCAAGGCTGCCGCGCAGACCGCTGCGGCGCAGCCGTCCGAGCCTGCACCCGCACCGGCGAAACTGGCCGCCAAGGGGGCCAAGGACGATGTCGACTCTACCGGCACCGTGCCGGCCAAGTCCGCATCGACTGCCGCGCCGCCCATGCCGCCGAAGTCCAATTGCGCCAATCCGGATGCGCTCGGCATCTCCCGCACCGTCGTGGTCGACACCACCGGCGGCCCTGGTTTCGGCCTGGACCATTTCAAGCAGTTCGACTTCCTTGCCGACCGCGAGGTCGTGCTGACCTTCGATGACGGCCCGTGGCCGGGCAACACGCCGGCGGTGCTGAAGGCGCTGGCCGACGAGTGCACCACCGGCATATTCTTCTCCATCGGCAAGCACGCGACCTATCATCCGGAGATCCTGCGCCAGGTGCTGGCGGCTGGTCACGTGGTCGGCGTGCACACCTGGTCGCACGCCAATCTCAACGGCAAGAAGATGACCGACGAGATGGCCAAGGAAGAGCTCGAGAAGGGCTTCAGCGCGGTCAAGTTCGCGCTCGGCACCAACCCCGCGCCATTCTTTCGCTTCCCGCAGCTGCAGCACCGGCCGTCGGCGGTGGCCTATCTCGGCAGCCGCAACGTCGCGATGTTCTCCTGCGACGTCGACAGCTTCGACTTCCGCTCCAAGGATGCCGACCAGGTCGTGAACACTGTCATGACCGGGCTCGAGAAGAAGGGCAAGGGCATCATCCTGATGCACGATTTCCAGAAGAACACCGCGCTGGCGCTGCCGACCCTGCTGCGGCGGCTGAAGGCCGGCGGCTACAAGGTCGTCGCGATGAAGCCGAAGGGCACGCTCGACACGATGCCCGAATATGACGCGATGATCGGCCAGGATCCGAAGCTGCCGACCACCATGACCAATGCGCGGCCGATCTCCAGCGTGATCCAGACCGTTCAGCAGTGA
- a CDS encoding GSCFA domain-containing protein encodes MSTTTALDNHTQFQSIVGQIRTLAYKYIEDKDFVSAQLAFQKLLELDPKDINARFIYAQLIDDGSHKKRAEARDMMLAILDENPEIFEQATEGNLHLIRSAAVRCSHVGPFTRSMELFRKLAKASNEAADYFSLSEILTQNNEFEEAVAALEKAIKLNPAYDIPVNRETLDLARSNAKKGKARDAKAGRAKVGRYPETKDFLGDLQTLITSHIAVNLASAPKFLDKSTRFFTMGSCFARNLSKSLNDSGYNSHHMEISEYINTTFANRVFVDWLRGAKIDPEIRERIVELLPQGSSQENTLAVIKQADVFILTLGVAAAFFDRETGAFVLPRPTALNSRALAEKYKFRTASVQENVDNVRYLIDFVRSIRPGIKVIVTVSPVPLLTSFEYESVVQADCLSKSTMRLVAHEIVNNSGLEDIWYWPSFEVFRWGGSNASSFFAADDGAAWHVSEDKVSATVRAFVQTFSPA; translated from the coding sequence ATGAGCACCACCACGGCCCTCGACAACCACACGCAGTTTCAGTCCATCGTCGGTCAGATCCGGACGCTCGCCTACAAATATATCGAGGACAAGGATTTCGTCAGCGCGCAGCTCGCGTTCCAGAAGCTGCTCGAGCTCGACCCCAAGGACATCAACGCGCGCTTCATCTATGCGCAGCTGATCGACGACGGCTCGCACAAGAAGCGGGCCGAGGCGCGCGACATGATGCTCGCGATCCTCGACGAGAACCCTGAGATCTTCGAGCAGGCCACCGAGGGCAATCTGCACCTGATCCGCAGCGCCGCGGTGCGTTGCAGCCATGTCGGCCCGTTCACGCGCTCGATGGAGCTGTTCCGCAAGCTCGCCAAGGCCTCCAACGAGGCGGCCGACTATTTCTCGCTAAGCGAGATCCTGACCCAGAACAACGAGTTCGAGGAGGCGGTGGCGGCGCTCGAAAAGGCCATCAAGCTCAACCCGGCCTATGACATTCCGGTCAACCGCGAGACGCTGGATCTGGCACGGTCGAACGCCAAGAAGGGCAAGGCCAGGGATGCCAAGGCGGGCCGCGCCAAGGTCGGGCGCTATCCGGAGACCAAGGACTTCCTCGGCGACCTGCAGACGCTGATCACCAGCCATATCGCGGTGAACCTCGCCAGCGCGCCCAAATTCCTCGACAAGAGCACCCGCTTCTTCACCATGGGCTCGTGCTTCGCGCGCAACCTCTCCAAGAGCCTCAATGACAGCGGCTACAACAGCCACCACATGGAGATCTCGGAATACATCAACACGACCTTCGCCAACCGCGTGTTCGTCGACTGGCTGCGCGGCGCCAAGATCGATCCGGAGATCCGCGAGCGCATCGTCGAGCTGCTGCCGCAGGGATCGAGCCAGGAGAATACGCTGGCCGTCATCAAGCAGGCCGACGTCTTCATCCTCACGCTCGGCGTTGCCGCGGCGTTCTTCGACCGCGAGACCGGCGCCTTCGTGCTGCCGAGGCCGACCGCGCTGAACTCGCGGGCGCTGGCCGAGAAGTACAAGTTCCGCACCGCCAGCGTGCAGGAGAATGTCGACAACGTCCGCTATCTGATCGACTTCGTCCGCAGCATCCGGCCGGGGATCAAGGTGATCGTCACGGTGTCGCCGGTGCCGTTGTTGACCTCGTTCGAATATGAATCGGTGGTGCAGGCCGACTGCCTGTCGAAGAGCACGATGCGGCTGGTGGCGCACGAAATCGTCAACAATTCCGGTCTCGAGGACATCTGGTACTGGCCGTCCTTCGAGGTGTTCCGCTGGGGCGGCTCCAACGCCTCGAGCTTCTTCGCGGCCGACGACGGTGCCGCCTGGCATGTCTCGGAGGACAAGGTGTCGGCGACCGTGCGCGCCTTCGTGCAGACGTTCTCGCCGGCCTGA
- a CDS encoding transposase, with protein sequence MAKSEVEVITSERRRRHWSRADKERVVAAALQPGATILGVARAFGVHSSQVFRWRQQLCGKETPSPGFAAVTIAADPHAAPACTQGLIEVEIGTETKIRISGPADAATVTAVIAALRVGSR encoded by the coding sequence ATGGCCAAGTCGGAAGTGGAAGTGATCACGTCGGAGCGGCGGCGCCGGCACTGGTCGCGGGCGGACAAGGAGCGCGTCGTGGCTGCAGCGTTGCAGCCAGGCGCGACGATCCTGGGCGTGGCGCGAGCGTTCGGTGTGCATTCCAGTCAGGTGTTCCGCTGGCGTCAGCAGCTGTGCGGGAAGGAGACGCCGTCGCCCGGCTTTGCCGCGGTGACGATCGCGGCCGATCCGCATGCGGCGCCAGCCTGCACGCAAGGGCTGATCGAGGTCGAGATCGGGACTGAGACGAAGATCCGGATCAGCGGCCCGGCGGATGCCGCGACGGTGACGGCGGTGATCGCGGCGCTCCGGGTGGGCTCGCGATGA
- the tnpB gene encoding IS66 family insertion sequence element accessory protein TnpB (TnpB, as the term is used for proteins encoded by IS66 family insertion elements, is considered an accessory protein, since TnpC, encoded by a neighboring gene, is a DDE family transposase.), whose protein sequence is MTIPIPSGTQVWLATGHTDMRKGFDGLALLVQETLKRDPHGGHLFVFRGRSGSLIKVLWHDGQGMCLFAKRLERGRFIWPQAVDGALTITPAQLGYLLEGIDWRHPQRTWRPEAVG, encoded by the coding sequence ATGACGATCCCGATCCCCTCCGGCACCCAGGTCTGGCTGGCGACCGGGCACACGGATATGCGCAAGGGCTTCGACGGTCTGGCGCTGCTGGTCCAAGAGACGCTGAAGCGCGATCCGCATGGCGGCCATCTGTTCGTGTTCCGCGGCCGCAGCGGCAGCCTGATCAAGGTGCTGTGGCACGACGGCCAGGGCATGTGCCTGTTCGCTAAGCGGCTGGAGCGTGGCCGCTTCATCTGGCCACAGGCTGTGGACGGAGCGTTGACAATCACGCCGGCGCAACTCGGCTATCTGCTCGAAGGCATCGATTGGCGGCATCCGCAGCGGACGTGGCGGCCGGAAGCTGTTGGTTGA